The Filimonas lacunae genomic sequence TCTTTTACGGCATCGGTTTGTGTGTTCACTACAAACAGCCTGGACGATACACCGTAATAACTGCCACGTGAGGTAACATAGATATCGCCATGCCTATCCGCTTTTAAACGATGCAGGTTAATAGCCACATCAATGCGTTTGGTTTCGGTAAAGCTGGCGAGGTCTACTACCGACACGGTACGATCGTAATTAGCAGGCGTGTAGCCACCGGAATTGGCTACATATAATTTACCGTTCACCACCGCCATTTCTTCTGGCTGGCGGCCCACATTCACTTGGCGGGTTATTTGCAAAGTAGCGGTGTCAATTTCAGCCACAAAACCTGCACCTGCATTAGCATTGCCTGCCGTGCTGGCATAAGAGCTTACATACGCCTTGCCATTGTAAAAGGTGATATACCGACAGTTTTGTATGGCAATTACTCCCACACGTTTGGCCGTGGTTACATCCATCACTTCCACCTTATCGCTGAGGTTAATAACGGCGTATAGTTTGCCGCCATATACCTGTATATCATTTCCCACATCCCCCAGCTCTTTGGTGGCAGTGGGGTTTATTTGCGGGTAAATATTGCGATAGTAAACGCCGGTGTTATAATTAAACCTGTCCAGCGATGCTTTGTTCAAACCCATGTCACCTTCATTCAACAGGTAAAAGCCATTGCCTGTTGCTACATCCGGCGATTGCACACTTATCTCTTCCTGTGTAGCCACGGGCGTGTCTTTACGACAAGCCGTTGCCAGCAGCACAATGGCTGCCATCAGTTTCGGGGCTATCTGTTTCATTCGCTTCATGTGTTGTTATCATTAATAATGCACACTCAAAGAGATGCGATAAAAACGTCCCGGCATAGGGAAGTTTCTAACTACATCATAATACTGGTTACATACATTGTTTACTTCCAGCATCAGCCTACCTGTATACTTTTTATACCGGAAGCTTTTGCCTGCTGATACATCATGTGTATACCAGGGTTGCAGGTAGTTGGCAGCAGTATTCTCTTTTTGGAAATACCGCCCACCTGTGTATAAAAAGCTATAGTTGAGCATCCAGGTTTTATAAGTAATGCCAGCTATGGCAGAACCACTGTTCTCAGGTGTATAGATGATCTGATTTTTATAGTAAGGATCGGCAGGGTCGCTTACATCCTGAGCCTGTTGCCAGGTATAGCTGGCACGGGTAGTGAGCTCCCAATGCTGCGCAGGTTTATATACGCCCTGCATACTTACATCCAGCCCCTTAATCTGTACCTTATCCAGGTTCATGATAGTCCAGCGAAACAGCCTTCCGCTGGGGCTGGCAATAATTTTATCTTTCACCCGGTTGTAATAAGCATCCACCTGTGTAGTCAATAATAGTTTGTTAGCGGCCAGGTATTTTGCGTAGGTAATGCCCAGGTTGTATTGTTTGGCAAACTCCGGCTTTAAGCTGGTGTTACCCACTTCGGTATAATAGAGATCGTTAAAAGTGGGCATGCGAAAGATGTTTTTATAAAACGCCCGCACATGAAACGCAGGAGAAGCAAATGGCTGCCACGAAGCAGAGACAGCCGGCGTTAACTCCTGCCTGTTGCCCGCAGGTACGCCCGTACGCACATTTTCATTTACAAACGTAGCCAGTGCGCTGCCTTGTATGTCTATTCGTGCAAAATGCAATTGGCTGGCTAAGGAAGCCAATGTGGTATAACGTGTAGGATAAGCGAAATTATACAGGTTAGCATTCATGCTATTCCGCTGAAAGTCGCCGGATAAAGCCACATCCCAGAAGGAGGTTAATTGATAGTGATTGGCAGCAGAAAAATAGAATTCATTTTGCCGGTAGTAATTATTCAGGTAACCGCTGGTGGTTACAATTTCCTGGTCGTTGTAATGGGTGTAGTCATAAGCATATTTGGCATTCAGCATCAGGCTGTATTTGCCGGTGATATTCTTTTTCCACGAACCTTGTGCAAAAAAGCTTTTATCCCACAGGCGCTGCCCGTGTTCAAACTTATTGGCTACTACTGCCCCGGGAAGGCCGCGTGCCGAGGTATAATAATAGGCTTTTACTTTCCATTCGCTGCTGTCTTTACCCGTGCCATCCAACCCCGCTTCCAAACGCCAGGAGTTTACATCGGCATTGTAGCGGGTGGCGGTGGTATCATATCCCCCTTCCATCGCATACCGGAACGGATAGCGCCCATTGGCATTGGTCCACTCACCACTAAAAGAAGCACTGGTGCGATGAGAAAGCTTTTGTTGCCATAACACCGAAGGATTTACCAGGCCAAACGAACCGGTTTTATATTTCGCGCTCAGATGTATGGTTTCGTTGGCGGCAAATACCGGTTTACGCGATTGCAGGTAAATAGCATTGCCCGATGCAAATGCCTTAGCTGGCTGAAACACCGCATCTTTTTGTCCGCTATACAGCGAAATCTCTTCTATATTATCCAGCGAAAAACGTCCAAGGTCTATCTGGCCGTTCTGAGCATTGCCTAACTGAACCCCATCGTAAAAAACACCCGTATGGTTACTACCCATGCTGCGCACGTTGATGGTTTTAAGCCCCCCCACACCGCCATAGTCTTTTAACTGTATACCCGAGAAAAAGCGAACAGCGTCTGCCACAGATAAACTATTGAGCCGTTGCAGGGTTTCGCCCGACAGGGTTTGTGCAGGCGTGAGTGAAGTAGTGGGCAGTTTGCGAATAGCATTTACCCGCACCTCGGCCAGTGTATCTTTTGCATGCATTACCTGCTGCGCCAACAGGCTTCGGAATGGAAGCATGCCCGCGCTGAGTAAAAGCCACTTAACAGGTACTATTCTTTTCATAATTATTTTACTACAGGCACGACAGCAAAATATCAGGCCGTATAGGTAAATGATAGTTCATGCTTGTATCGTTCCTTTCGGAAAAACGGAATACGGTTTACCGTTGCAGCAGCAACAGCTAACAGGAATAAAAAATAAAAAATTGCTTTTTGACCTTTCTATCCAGCTTCAATCCCCGAAAGCGATGAATATCTATCTGCAACGGGCAGGTCTTCTGACTTGTTTGCTGTTGTATCACCTTCCCATAGCCTTAGTGGCTACAGTGGTATTGTGGAATAAACAGCGGCAATAATGAGTTGCCTGGAAACTTACAGCTGCGGGACAGTTCCGGATTTACACCGGATTCCCTTTTAATACATACCTTCCGAACAGGAAGAAATGTAACCTGATGCGGAGCAAAGGTAATATTTTAACAAAGCGAATACAGGTGAAAATCAACTAAATGTTAACGTTTGGGCAGTGTTTACCTTTAAAAAAAACTATAAAATAACCTTCAAAAGCTTAAATAAGTCGCAATTAGGCAATAAATTTACCAGAATCGACATTATAGTCACGGTATCACCAATTAATAACCCCCAATCAAAAAAGTGAGCTTTGATGAAAAGAGTAATGATTATTGCAGCGGTATGTTTTAGTGCTTTTACATCTATTGCGTTTAGCTACACCAGTAAAGAGAGGTTTACAGACGACAAAAAGAAATTTGCTTCCCTGCTGGGCGATAAAACCGCCAGCGCGCAAGGCCAGAGAATGGCAGACTCTATTTACAGCGGTTTACACCTGGATTCACTGGGTCTTTCACACGACGCATTTTTTGAAGCTTACAAAGGCTATCAGTTCATGTTAAACAAAAACATGCTGAAGAAACCAGAATTATTAACCATTTGTGATTTAAGCCAGAGCAGCACCCACAAAAGATTGTATGTATTAAACCTGAAAACAGGAGAAGTGCTGTTTAATACTTATGTTTCGCATGGTAAAAATTCAGGTAGCGAGTTTGCCACCACCTTTTCTAACCTGAACAGCTCGCACAAAAGCTCGTTGGGCTTTATGGTAACCGGCGAAACTTACAGTGGTAAAGCAGGTTTTAGCATGCGTCTGGATGGTATTGA encodes the following:
- a CDS encoding YncE family protein; amino-acid sequence: MKQIAPKLMAAIVLLATACRKDTPVATQEEISVQSPDVATGNGFYLLNEGDMGLNKASLDRFNYNTGVYYRNIYPQINPTATKELGDVGNDIQVYGGKLYAVINLSDKVEVMDVTTAKRVGVIAIQNCRYITFYNGKAYVSSYASTAGNANAGAGFVAEIDTATLQITRQVNVGRQPEEMAVVNGKLYVANSGGYTPANYDRTVSVVDLASFTETKRIDVAINLHRLKADRHGDIYVTSRGSYYGVSSRLFVVNTQTDAVKDSFALGASNLCIQGDSAYVLSTEWNANTNSNTISYALVNVQTETIISKSFITDGTAASIKVPYGIAVNPVNRDIFVTDAKDYVSSGTLYCFDKTGKKKWSVTAGDIPAHIAFITK
- a CDS encoding TonB-dependent receptor, coding for MKRIVPVKWLLLSAGMLPFRSLLAQQVMHAKDTLAEVRVNAIRKLPTTSLTPAQTLSGETLQRLNSLSVADAVRFFSGIQLKDYGGVGGLKTINVRSMGSNHTGVFYDGVQLGNAQNGQIDLGRFSLDNIEEISLYSGQKDAVFQPAKAFASGNAIYLQSRKPVFAANETIHLSAKYKTGSFGLVNPSVLWQQKLSHRTSASFSGEWTNANGRYPFRYAMEGGYDTTATRYNADVNSWRLEAGLDGTGKDSSEWKVKAYYYTSARGLPGAVVANKFEHGQRLWDKSFFAQGSWKKNITGKYSLMLNAKYAYDYTHYNDQEIVTTSGYLNNYYRQNEFYFSAANHYQLTSFWDVALSGDFQRNSMNANLYNFAYPTRYTTLASLASQLHFARIDIQGSALATFVNENVRTGVPAGNRQELTPAVSASWQPFASPAFHVRAFYKNIFRMPTFNDLYYTEVGNTSLKPEFAKQYNLGITYAKYLAANKLLLTTQVDAYYNRVKDKIIASPSGRLFRWTIMNLDKVQIKGLDVSMQGVYKPAQHWELTTRASYTWQQAQDVSDPADPYYKNQIIYTPENSGSAIAGITYKTWMLNYSFLYTGGRYFQKENTAANYLQPWYTHDVSAGKSFRYKKYTGRLMLEVNNVCNQYYDVVRNFPMPGRFYRISLSVHY
- a CDS encoding murein L,D-transpeptidase catalytic domain family protein produces the protein MKRVMIIAAVCFSAFTSIAFSYTSKERFTDDKKKFASLLGDKTASAQGQRMADSIYSGLHLDSLGLSHDAFFEAYKGYQFMLNKNMLKKPELLTICDLSQSSTHKRLYVLNLKTGEVLFNTYVSHGKNSGSEFATTFSNLNSSHKSSLGFMVTGETYSGKAGFSMRLDGIEKGINNNVRMRDVVMHGSWYVNSNRADEGQAMGRSYGCPAVPYAEHKDIINAIKDGSCFYIYHTDSWYHHSSQVLNADFSWPALQPALAENAPAAPVTTVAAKS